The nucleotide window GTAGCGAAGGCGGTAAAGACCCGGTGTGCGAATGCTGGAAAAATCCATGCGACCGTAAGCATAGCGAAGGAAGGAACCCCAGTTTTCCGGTGCTTGCTGCATGACCACTGTCCATCCCTCTGATGCACTGAATCGCTCCAGAACCAAATCCGTTTTGCTTGGATCGCTGGTGCCTGCACATTCCACATAGGCGATTTTGTCCTGTTCGGGATGATAGCCGATCTGAGAGACCAGCAGCGTGGGGGGCGGAGACCAGTTTTCATTGGCATGACCCCGGATTTGCCAGACAAGTGCATTTTGGACGGCGCCTTCCGGGATGACCGAGCTGAGTACAAACCATCCATTGTTGTGGCGTGCGCGACCATCCAGCAATTCCATGGGCATGGTTTCACTGGTGATGGTGAGTCGGTGAAGCGGATCTTCGGGGGCGAGGGTGAAGTGGTGCCCGACGGCCAATGGACTCACTTCGAGGCGCCCATCGTCCTGGCGCAATACGGCGCCATTGGGCTGACGGGGAAAGAGACCGGTGGTTTCGTCCATCACAAAGCTTTTGCCAAAAACCAGAGTCGGAAAGATCTCCAGATTGAATCGAAGTTTGCCCGCAATTGAATCGGGCATGGCTTCGTCCAGGTGAACTCGCACCTCCACACCGTCGGAAATGCCTACGACTTCAATCTGGTAGGTGAAATCAACACCGGGGTCCGGCATGGGGTTAAAGCCCTTCAGTGTTTTGGATGCATCAGGGAAGCGCAGTTTTGCGACAATAGACTGGCGATCCCGAAAGACATCACGTTCCAATTTTGCCGGAACGGGTTGCCATTGCCCTGGGTCGCGACTCAGGCGGAGGTCACCGTTGGTCGCGATGCGATGACCATGTTGGATGATGCTGATTCCCCCCTGGTGCCCCTCGGGATAATAATCGTCGAATACCATCACATTGAGCGTGGTGGATGCAAAATATTCGGCATCGTTGATGCGCAGTGAATCAGATGCAGCGGCAAATTGGACGAAGAGCAGTATGCTGCCGAGGTACAAGGAACGGAAATGGGCTGTGTTCATGGTTTGAATTTGCGCAACATTCTCCGAAGAGTTTGTGCGTTTATTGGGGTTTTTGGGGTGCAGCAATTGGGGTTGCTGGATTCATGCTTGCCGCAAGCTAGCCATCGTTCCTGCGCCTGCAAAGCCAAACAGGATTTTTGTTCCGATCTGGAAATGAACGGTCATCTACAAAGCGCGCAGCGCAATCGCGAATGGGAATTCGATAAAAACCCTTGTGCAGAGTCTTACATAGGAAAATAGAACGCCTTGCTCTGTAGTGGTTATGATTTTCATGGTTCGTTACTCCTTCGGGGATGGGAAAGGTAGCGGGAGCTTCCAGCTCGCGTCTTTCTACTTACAGACGTAGTGGCTTGCGCCACTGGGAGGCGTTGTCACAGGATTTCCCGAGCATGCCGGGGCTTGAAGCATGGTTCAGATTGTGAATTTCCCCAGTTTAGACATGCAGGCTTGAACCTGGAGTTCATTACTGTAAGTTGCGCAAAATGAGGAGAAGTAAGGCATCTTGGTGGCAGCGCGGCCTGGTCGCGATCGCAGCAGGGTACCTTGTGCTCGCACAGCTGGCTGTCACCAGTGTGGAGTTGCATGCATGGTTGCACGGTCAGTCGATGCAGGACCATGACGGGCAACATTGTCCTTGTCCACACGAGGATACTTCCCATTCCGATTCGCATGATGCTGATGCGAGCGGACACCTCTGTCTGGTCAACCTGCTTGCAGTTGGCATTTCGGGGGTCGATTTCCCCGCGTTTGAACTTCCGCAGGTGGAACCTGAACTCCAGCAGTTGGAGTTGGTTTCTGCGGATGTTGCGGGAGTAGAGATCCGGCAACCCCCAGTGAGGGCCCCTCCGGTGAAGATTTGGATCTGAATGCACGCCGCTATCCGCGGCTTGTTCATGCATGACGCGCTCGTTTGGGCGTTCAAGCATCGTGCAGGACTGTCTCAATTCAAATCATCATTTCACCAAAAATATGTCTCTCAAATTTATCAATTCGAGGAGCGCGCGCGGGTTTGCGCTCTCCGCAATACTCATCCCCATGGGCTTGCTGGCTCATGATTCAACTGAAACGCAGATTTTTCGGGAAGTCATCAACTTGAAACCTTACACGGTAACAGGAGCTTGGGTGCCAGGCGACGATGCGACTGTGTTACCGGTTTCCTCACTCTATGGAGAATCCCTCGATACCCTTCGAACCGGCACACTGGGTGACACGCTGGAAGCCTTGCCCGGAATCCAGAGCACTGCCTTTGCTGCGGGTGCGAGCCGTCCCGTCATTCGCGGATTTGACGGTCCTCGTGTCCAGATTCTGCAGGAGGGTATGCCGCTGGCCGATGTTTCTGCGGATAGTCCGGATCACGCAGTCAACATTACTCCTGATTTTGCGGAGTCCATTGACGTGATTCGGGGATCGGCCACGCTGCTCTATGGAGGTTCTGCCGTAGGTGGGGTGATCAATGTAGTGGGGAGTTTGTTTCCGAGTCTGCAACTGGAATCAGGCAGCACGAGTCAGCTCAGCAGTGCGTATCACACCGTGAACCGGGGCTGGAGTCATCAGCTTGAAACGCAAGTGAATCAAGGCGATTGGGCGGTTCGTGCCAGTGTTTCGAACCAGGCGTTCGAAGACTACGATATTCCGGGATACGCTGCTTCAGAGGCTGAACGCAATGCGTTTCATCATGAAGATGAGCACGACCACGACCACGAGCACGAAGACGAGCATGAAGACGAGCATGAGCATGAGAACGAAGCACTGGAAAAAGATCGATTGGGTTCCAGCTTTTCCGACGCATTGCAGGCGTCAGTGGGAATTCGCTATCGCATCAATAACACCTGGAGCGTTGCAGCTGCTCTTGGGACACAGGAACGGCTATACGGAGTGCCAGGCCACACCCATGCTCATGAGGAAGGCGAGGACCACGAGTACGAGGACGAGCACGAGGAGCATGAGGACGAACATGATCATGAACACGGTAGCGTGCAGATCGATATGGACATGTGGCACGCGGATTTTGAATTGTCTGGACGTTGGGATGAAGGATGGTTGCGCGCTTTGAAGTGGCGCACGCACCACTCCAACTACGAACATCAGGAAATGGAGGGCGATGCGATAGCGACAAACTTTGACAAGACCTTGTGGAGTCACCGAATCGAACTGTCGCACGTGTTCACAGATGAGCTCAGCGGTGTGCTCGGCGCACAGCTGGATCGGGTGAATTCTGACGTTGTGGGTGAGGAGGCACTGACTCCCAGTCTGAAAACCTGGAATCTGGCGTTTTTTAGTGCACAACGCTGGCAGCGGGGTTCATTGGGATTGCACGCTGGGGCGAGAATGGAGCGGATGCACACCGATGTGAGTGCCG belongs to Puniceicoccaceae bacterium and includes:
- a CDS encoding TonB-dependent receptor, translating into MSLKFINSRSARGFALSAILIPMGLLAHDSTETQIFREVINLKPYTVTGAWVPGDDATVLPVSSLYGESLDTLRTGTLGDTLEALPGIQSTAFAAGASRPVIRGFDGPRVQILQEGMPLADVSADSPDHAVNITPDFAESIDVIRGSATLLYGGSAVGGVINVVGSLFPSLQLESGSTSQLSSAYHTVNRGWSHQLETQVNQGDWAVRASVSNQAFEDYDIPGYAASEAERNAFHHEDEHDHDHEHEDEHEDEHEHENEALEKDRLGSSFSDALQASVGIRYRINNTWSVAAALGTQERLYGVPGHTHAHEEGEDHEYEDEHEEHEDEHDHEHGSVQIDMDMWHADFELSGRWDEGWLRALKWRTHHSNYEHQEMEGDAIATNFDKTLWSHRIELSHVFTDELSGVLGAQLDRVNSDVVGEEALTPSLKTWNLAFFSAQRWQRGSLGLHAGARMERMHTDVSAGLPDYEESVWSGAIGMDWNVSERSKLDLVISRSARHPTGIELYADGMHVATRSYEIGDVNLRQEVAQGVDLRFEYQQKRWHVIASSFFNRFDNYLFAAPTGDTEHGFPVYQYQNADADFWGVEGELCWKVNTQPDHRLEISLVGDLVKANLLDSTSRLPRVPASRLGLVVFYQHSDWTLRSDFRHVFAVSEVADNELPSEAYRVWNLYLSRSIPISAGSLTVQLRLRNLLDEEIRPHTSFLKDLAPQPGRGAEIALRWQF
- a CDS encoding glycoside hydrolase family 9 protein, which encodes MNTAHFRSLYLGSILLFVQFAAASDSLRINDAEYFASTTLNVMVFDDYYPEGHQGGISIIQHGHRIATNGDLRLSRDPGQWQPVPAKLERDVFRDRQSIVAKLRFPDASKTLKGFNPMPDPGVDFTYQIEVVGISDGVEVRVHLDEAMPDSIAGKLRFNLEIFPTLVFGKSFVMDETTGLFPRQPNGAVLRQDDGRLEVSPLAVGHHFTLAPEDPLHRLTITSETMPMELLDGRARHNNGWFVLSSVIPEGAVQNALVWQIRGHANENWSPPPTLLVSQIGYHPEQDKIAYVECAGTSDPSKTDLVLERFSASEGWTVVMQQAPENWGSFLRYAYGRMDFSSIRTPGLYRLRYGAAESHAFQISKTLYERHVWQPTVEYFLPVQMCHMRVNEKYRVWHDLCHEDDALMAPVNINHFDGYVQGSSTLTNFNPLDPVPHLNQGGWHDAGDYDLRVESQAGTVYALAQAWEQFRPDIDQTLVDYEAQIVEIHHPDGKPDVLQQIEHGLITIVNGYETLGRLYRGIITPSLRQYVLLGDASAMSDGKVFDGETEALLKKGVWYKQVTNAQTARMDPHELESEFSIVEPALDDRLVFTEENPYRSIEVGAALACAVRAMRGYNDALAERTLRVAEALWQTY